A window of the Helianthus annuus cultivar XRQ/B chromosome 4, HanXRQr2.0-SUNRISE, whole genome shotgun sequence genome harbors these coding sequences:
- the LOC110871981 gene encoding 4'-phosphopantetheinyl transferase psf-1 isoform X3 → MRGDELQKSSLLARALVRTTISRYQIRSCVSPKSLVFGKNAHGKPEVIWEQRDDWPPPPLHFNLSHTSSLIACGVTVDSPIGIDVEEKQRTMKNNILSFAKRYFSREEVEVLSAISDPEAQRHQFIKLWTLKEAYVKALGIGFSGAPFNTFTIRFSDANTNPEDSTIAIVPLEKQTNLTTNWQFAQVELAGSHYAAICRQKDDLSGGCSMKVIVRKTIPLIEEHRIDSINDLT, encoded by the exons ATGCGTGGAGATGAATTGCAAAAAAGTTCTTTATTAGCTCGTGCGCTTGTTCGTACTACTATATCCCGAT ATCAGATACGTTCTTGTGTCAGCCCAAAGTCTCTTGTGTTCGGAAAGAACGCCCATGGGAAACCAGAG GTAATTTGGGAACAAAGAGATGATTGGCCTCCCCCACCGTTGCATTTTAATCTCTCCCACACATCATCTCTGATAGCATGTGGAGTGACTGTTGATTCTCCG aTTGGTATTGATGTAGAAGAAAAGCAAAGGACAATGAAAAACAATATTCTGTCATTTGCCAAACGCTACTTCTCTCGTGAAGAAGTGGAAGTATTAAGTGCAATTTCAGACCCCGAAGCTCAGCGTCACCAGTTCATTAAGTTGTGGACACTAAAG GAAGCGTATGTTAAAGCGTTGGGAATAGGCTTCTCAGGCGCTCCTTTCAACACCTTCACCATTAGATTCAGCGATGCTAATACAAATCCCGAG GATTCTACAATAGCAATTGTGCCCCTAGAGAAGCAAACCAACCTTACAACCAATTGGCAGTTTGCACAGGTGGAACTGGCTGGTTCTCACTATGCCGCCATTTGCCGGCAAAAAGATGATCTCTCAGGAG GGTGTTCGATGAAAGTGATCGTGCGGAAGACAATTCCTCTCATTGAAGAACACCGGATTGATTCAATTAATGATTTGACTTGA
- the LOC110871981 gene encoding 4'-phosphopantetheinyl transferase HetI isoform X1, translating to MLPYFCKLGIKMKIHCFNQKMFSTSALSPLQLPSRMETHLWYVLPNEVKSQSLLSQYVDLLSPPEKDHVFSMRGDELQKSSLLARALVRTTISRYQIRSCVSPKSLVFGKNAHGKPEVIWEQRDDWPPPPLHFNLSHTSSLIACGVTVDSPIGIDVEEKQRTMKNNILSFAKRYFSREEVEVLSAISDPEAQRHQFIKLWTLKEAYVKALGIGFSGAPFNTFTIRFSDANTNPEDSTIAIVPLEKQTNLTTNWQFAQVELAGSHYAAICRQKDDLSGGCSMKVIVRKTIPLIEEHRIDSINDLT from the exons ATGCTACCATATTTTTGCAAATTGGGTATAAAGATGAAGATACATTGCTTTAATCAGAAGATGTTTTCTACTTCAGCCCTTTCACCCTTACAACTTCCTTCTCGAAT GGAAACTCATCTATGGTATGTATTACCCAATGAAGTGAAAAGTCAATCTTTACTAAGTCAATATGTTGACCTTTTATCGCCACCTGAGAAAGACCACGTGTTCAGTATGCGTGGAGATGAATTGCAAAAAAGTTCTTTATTAGCTCGTGCGCTTGTTCGTACTACTATATCCCGAT ATCAGATACGTTCTTGTGTCAGCCCAAAGTCTCTTGTGTTCGGAAAGAACGCCCATGGGAAACCAGAG GTAATTTGGGAACAAAGAGATGATTGGCCTCCCCCACCGTTGCATTTTAATCTCTCCCACACATCATCTCTGATAGCATGTGGAGTGACTGTTGATTCTCCG aTTGGTATTGATGTAGAAGAAAAGCAAAGGACAATGAAAAACAATATTCTGTCATTTGCCAAACGCTACTTCTCTCGTGAAGAAGTGGAAGTATTAAGTGCAATTTCAGACCCCGAAGCTCAGCGTCACCAGTTCATTAAGTTGTGGACACTAAAG GAAGCGTATGTTAAAGCGTTGGGAATAGGCTTCTCAGGCGCTCCTTTCAACACCTTCACCATTAGATTCAGCGATGCTAATACAAATCCCGAG GATTCTACAATAGCAATTGTGCCCCTAGAGAAGCAAACCAACCTTACAACCAATTGGCAGTTTGCACAGGTGGAACTGGCTGGTTCTCACTATGCCGCCATTTGCCGGCAAAAAGATGATCTCTCAGGAG GGTGTTCGATGAAAGTGATCGTGCGGAAGACAATTCCTCTCATTGAAGAACACCGGATTGATTCAATTAATGATTTGACTTGA
- the LOC110871981 gene encoding 4'-phosphopantetheinyl transferase HetI isoform X2, whose translation MLPYFCKLGIKMKIHCFNQKMFSTSALSPLQLPSRMETHLWYVLPNEVKSQSLLSQYVDLLSPPEKDHVFSMRGDELQKSSLLARALVRTTISRYQIRSCVSPKSLVFGKNAHGKPEVIWEQRDDWPPPPLHFNLSHTSSLIACGVTVDSPIGIDVEEKQRTMKNNILSFAKRYFSREEVEVLSAISDPEAQRHQFIKLWTLKEAYVKALGIGFSGAPFNTFTIRFSDANTNPEDSTIAIVPLEKQTNLTTNWQFAQVELAGSHYAAICRQKDDLSGG comes from the exons ATGCTACCATATTTTTGCAAATTGGGTATAAAGATGAAGATACATTGCTTTAATCAGAAGATGTTTTCTACTTCAGCCCTTTCACCCTTACAACTTCCTTCTCGAAT GGAAACTCATCTATGGTATGTATTACCCAATGAAGTGAAAAGTCAATCTTTACTAAGTCAATATGTTGACCTTTTATCGCCACCTGAGAAAGACCACGTGTTCAGTATGCGTGGAGATGAATTGCAAAAAAGTTCTTTATTAGCTCGTGCGCTTGTTCGTACTACTATATCCCGAT ATCAGATACGTTCTTGTGTCAGCCCAAAGTCTCTTGTGTTCGGAAAGAACGCCCATGGGAAACCAGAG GTAATTTGGGAACAAAGAGATGATTGGCCTCCCCCACCGTTGCATTTTAATCTCTCCCACACATCATCTCTGATAGCATGTGGAGTGACTGTTGATTCTCCG aTTGGTATTGATGTAGAAGAAAAGCAAAGGACAATGAAAAACAATATTCTGTCATTTGCCAAACGCTACTTCTCTCGTGAAGAAGTGGAAGTATTAAGTGCAATTTCAGACCCCGAAGCTCAGCGTCACCAGTTCATTAAGTTGTGGACACTAAAG GAAGCGTATGTTAAAGCGTTGGGAATAGGCTTCTCAGGCGCTCCTTTCAACACCTTCACCATTAGATTCAGCGATGCTAATACAAATCCCGAG GATTCTACAATAGCAATTGTGCCCCTAGAGAAGCAAACCAACCTTACAACCAATTGGCAGTTTGCACAGGTGGAACTGGCTGGTTCTCACTATGCCGCCATTTGCCGGCAAAAAGATGATCTCTCAGGAGGTTAG